One Xyrauchen texanus isolate HMW12.3.18 chromosome 2, RBS_HiC_50CHRs, whole genome shotgun sequence genomic window carries:
- the fcer1g gene encoding high affinity immunoglobulin epsilon receptor subunit gamma — protein MKMKMMACFPFSLFSLWISFGSADAQNLTAPEICYILDAILFVYGITLTVLYCRMKLQRKAENNPHTGKKDVGEGVYEGLKPHDQDTYETIKMQKGKK, from the exons ATGAAAATGAAGATGATGGCGTGCTTccccttttctcttttttctctttggATCAGTTTTGGCAGTGCTG ATGCTCAAAACCTGACAGCCCCTGAGATATGCTACATCTTGGATGCCATTCTGTTTGTTTATGGGATTACTCTCACTGTCCTTTACTGCAGAATGAAG CTACAGAGAAAAGCTGAGAATAACCCACACACAGGG aagaaagatgTCGGTGAAGGGGTTTATGAG GGTCTCAAGCCCCATGATCAGGACACTTATGAGACCATCAAAatgcaaaaaggaaaaaaataa